The sequence AGCGCCACGGCCCGGGCGGGCCCTGGCCACCACCCGAGAGGCAACATGGACATCACCGAACTGCTCGCGTTTGCAGTCAAGAACAAAGCATCCGACCTTCACCTCTCGTCGGGACTGCCGCCGATGATCCGGGTGCACGGCGACGTGCGGCGGATCAACCTGCCGCCCATGGAGCACAAGGAAGTGCATGCCATGGTGTACGACATCATGAATGACTCCCAGCGCAAGATGTACGAGGAGAACTGGGAGTGCGACTTCTCGTTCCACGTCCCCAACCTCGCGCGCTTCCGGGTCAACGCGTTCAACCAGGATCGCGGCGCCGCCGCCGTGTTCCGGACGATTCCGTCCAAGGTGCTGACGCTCGAAGAGCTCGAATGCCCGAAGATCTTCCAGGAGATCGCGCATCAGCCGCGCGGCATCGTGCTGGTGACCGGGCCGACCGGCTCGGGCAAGTCGACCACGCTGGCGGCGATGGTGGACCACGTCAATGAGAACGAGTACGGCCACATCCTCACCATCGAGGACCCGATCGAATTCGTGCACGAATCCAAGCGCTGCCTGCTCAACCAGCGCGAAGTCGCGCGCGACACCCACTCCTTCAACAACGCGCTGCGCAGCGCGCTGCGGGAAGACCCGGACGTGATCCTGGTGGGCGAATTGCGTGACCTGGAAACCATCCGTCTCGCGCTGACCGCCGCCGAGACCGGCCACCTGGTGTTCGGCACGCTGCACACCTCGTCCGCCGCCAAGACCATCGACCGTATCATCGACGTCTTCCCGGCCGAGGAAAAAGAGATGGTCCGCGCGATGCTCTCCGAATCGCTGCGCGCGGTCATCGCCCAGACCCTGCTGAAGAAGAAGGACGCCTCCGGGCGGGTTGCGGCGCACGAGATCATGATCGGTACGCCGGCCATCCGTAACCTGATCCGCGAAGGCAAGATCGCGCAGATGTACTCCGCGATCCAGACCGGTCAGAACGTGGGCATGACGACGCTGGACCAGACCCTGCAAGACCTGGTCAAGCGCAATATCGTCAGCGTTGCCGAAGCGCGCCTGAAGGCCGCCAACAAGGACAACTTCATCGGTTGATCGCGCGGATCTGCCGCCGAGGGGAACACAGATGGAACGGGACCAGGCACTCAAGTTCATGCACGACCTGCTCAAGCTGATGCTGAGCAAGCGTGGGTCAGACCTCTTCATCACGGCCGGTTTTCCGCCCGCGATCAAGATCGACGGCAAGATCATTCCGCAGTCCAATCAGGTGCTCACGCCGCAGCACACCGCCGAGCTGGTGCGCGCGGTGATGAACGACCGCCAGGCGGCGGAATTCGAGTCCACCAAGGAGTGTAATTTCGCGATCTCGCCCGCGGGCATCGGTCGCTTCCGCTGCAATGCCTTCGTGCAGCAGAGCCGCATCGGCCTCGTGTGCCGGACCATCGCGCAGAAGATCCCCACGCTGGAAGAGCTCGGCATGCCTCCGGTGTTGAAGGACATCGCGCTCGCCAAGCGCGGCCTGGTGATCTTCGTCGGCGGTACCGGCACCGGCAAGACGACCTCGCTCGCCGCGCTGGTCGACTACCGCAACGAGAACAGCTACGGCCACATCATCACGCTGGAAGATCCGATCGAATACGTCCACGCGCACAAGAACTGCGTGGTGACCCAGCGCGAGGTCGGGATCGACACCGATACTTGGGAAGCGGGCCTGAAGAACACGCTGCGCCAGGCGCCCGACGTGATCCTGATGGGTGAAATCCGCGACCGCGAGACCATGGACTATGCGATCGCCTTCGCCGAGACCGGCCACCTGTGTCTCGCCACCCTGCACGCGAACAGCGCCAACCAGGCGATCGACCGGATCATCAACTTCTTCCCGGAAGAACGTCGTCACCAGCTGCTGATGGACCTGTCGCTGAACCTGCGCGGCATGATCTCGCAGCGCCTGATCCCGCTGAAGGACCGCAAGGGTCGGGTGCCGGCGGTGGAGATCATGCTCAACTCGCCGCTGATGGCCGACCTGATCTTCAAGGGCGAGGTCGCCGAGCTCAAGGACCTGATGAAGCGCTCGCGCGAACTGGGCATGCAGACCTTCGACCAGTCGCTCTTCGACATCTACGAGAACAATCTCATCAGCTACGAAGACGCGCTGCGCAACGCCGACTCGATCAACGACCTGCGCCTGCAGATCAAGCTCAACAGCAAGCACTCGGATCGCGACCTGAACGCCGGCATCCAGAACCTGGATATCGTCTGATCGGGACGCGTTTCCGGTGCAACAAGCCACAAACACAAAGCCCGCGTGAAGCGGGCTTTGTGTTTTGCGGACGAGCGAGCGTCAGCGGCCCGGTACCGACTTACTCCGCGTAGGCCCAGAGCTCGGCAAGCTGGCTGCCGTCGTCGAGCACGAAACGCAGGACGACAGGTGCGTACTCGCGATCCGCGACGGCGATGCCCTGCAGGCTGGCCGGCAGGCCGCTGCACGCGCTCGTCGTGAGACTCAGCTTGCGCACGCCCGGCACGAGCTCGTTGCCGAGGGTGCCACTGAGCTTGCAGGCAGAGTTGCCGGCGCTGATCTTGCCGTCGGCCGCGAGGCTGAAGGCGGCCGCGGCTGGACTGCCCGTGCCCGTCACCTGCACCACGTAGCTGCCGGCGAGCGCCGCCGTGTCCAGGGTCTTGAGCGGCAGACTGGCGCTGTGCAGGAAGCTGAGCTTGGTGTCGGCCGTGGCGGCCGGCACGCGCTTCCAGCTACCGTCGGCCGCACCCTTGTAGAGGGCGCTGGCGCGGGCGTCGTCACCGTCC is a genomic window of Niveibacterium sp. SC-1 containing:
- a CDS encoding type IV pilus twitching motility protein PilT — its product is MDITELLAFAVKNKASDLHLSSGLPPMIRVHGDVRRINLPPMEHKEVHAMVYDIMNDSQRKMYEENWECDFSFHVPNLARFRVNAFNQDRGAAAVFRTIPSKVLTLEELECPKIFQEIAHQPRGIVLVTGPTGSGKSTTLAAMVDHVNENEYGHILTIEDPIEFVHESKRCLLNQREVARDTHSFNNALRSALREDPDVILVGELRDLETIRLALTAAETGHLVFGTLHTSSAAKTIDRIIDVFPAEEKEMVRAMLSESLRAVIAQTLLKKKDASGRVAAHEIMIGTPAIRNLIREGKIAQMYSAIQTGQNVGMTTLDQTLQDLVKRNIVSVAEARLKAANKDNFIG
- a CDS encoding PilT/PilU family type 4a pilus ATPase translates to MERDQALKFMHDLLKLMLSKRGSDLFITAGFPPAIKIDGKIIPQSNQVLTPQHTAELVRAVMNDRQAAEFESTKECNFAISPAGIGRFRCNAFVQQSRIGLVCRTIAQKIPTLEELGMPPVLKDIALAKRGLVIFVGGTGTGKTTSLAALVDYRNENSYGHIITLEDPIEYVHAHKNCVVTQREVGIDTDTWEAGLKNTLRQAPDVILMGEIRDRETMDYAIAFAETGHLCLATLHANSANQAIDRIINFFPEERRHQLLMDLSLNLRGMISQRLIPLKDRKGRVPAVEIMLNSPLMADLIFKGEVAELKDLMKRSRELGMQTFDQSLFDIYENNLISYEDALRNADSINDLRLQIKLNSKHSDRDLNAGIQNLDIV